One genomic window of Dromaius novaehollandiae isolate bDroNov1 chromosome 23, bDroNov1.hap1, whole genome shotgun sequence includes the following:
- the LUZP1 gene encoding leucine zipper protein 1 isoform X1 — MAEFTGYKETSNRHLRFKLQSLSRRLDELEEATKNLQKAEDELLDLQDKVIQAEGSNSSMLADVEALRKRVLKIEGKDEEIKKAEELCRLMKEKLEEEESLTRELKAEIERLQKRMAELEKLEEAFSRSKNDCTQLCLSLNEEKNLTKKISTELEILRVKVKELEASEDRLDKTEQSLTGELEKLKSLALSFISERKHFNEREKQNEKLIQELTQKLEQNNKLNRADQTRNASNLLERSSNNLLDRNDLRIEDDLSPALPSKETRRKGSVDYLKHVENETRNKSENQKNKNQEDNKVKDLTQEIEKLKTQIKHFESLEEELKKMRAKNNDLQDSYLSEQNKNKLLIGQLEEIKMQIKKQKDLENGEVENEDMSFSSRGKHDKPKYRGITADLAATKHKPRELSPQHRRERMRNRDFSFSNDSYSHSGKQVPSPSLMNRKSGKASSASTLLDATATDTKRLEEKSLVSTFSSGQKEGCVAQNEGKRSKEQPSVLSRYPPAAHEQKSWKSPSKPVNDTGLRSKVEKPYQMLRGNCQTNSDARDEKSSKGESVYSLPEKLKTSQAEAADSADMLLPKGNHTSSNGTASAYRYHLSSQTSASDSISSKAEGTNTFAASHKQPSEGRAKKAVSSQEKDFTDTLLENMKPSTLIKRSHRSRSQEDILQILTGLDKEDTEQSSTSTTDHINTGFKTDSQTIQSSHEKINSEEETGRSKKATTQSDFETRKKATSKEFSNSRGVFRASVFENDKNTVNDEESTKSMKTSDASTGGLKSRRSFSPREALRSKAIIKPAIIEKDMKAVMGGTVSEAESEKQKGVFKTTTNKMTSSITIFPSEPTSSSRTSVDVATKERHVTTSNIRVAPNEPSPITNSLPTPFEISVNKSALKLSETDRIGDVALRSRAETVVSRSSIMIKPSELPEKSSEPSSETITWKNHGSLDTVSSETKHVTVRSAWRTRQGLHSLDDSQTKVEKNAASSTTNMCRPSADLSETEGNHARTNSLEQNSARMSAVADSWNDPELGSRRTKSSLTASELLTRRSYISDPTVASTWHRTALLEESKDFVPSSRRKQYGSSEYLSQVDTPGKRPASKTDLQDTESNPRAQLGVQAEEQGVSRSCRTTSRR; from the coding sequence atggcAGAATTCACAGGTTACAAGGAAACCTCGAATCGCCATCTACGATTCAAATTACAGAGTCTTAGTCGCCGCCTTGATGAACTGGAGGAAGCAACAAAAAATCTCCAGAAAGCAGAGGATGAGCTGCTTGACCTCCAGGACAAAGTTATCCAGGCAGAAGGCAGCAATTCCAGCATGCTGGCTGATGTCGAAGCCCTGCGGAAAAGAGTGCTGAAGATTGAAGGCAAGGATGAAGAAATTAAGAAGGCAGAAGAGCTTTGCcgtttaatgaaagaaaaacttgaagaggaagaaagccTCACCCGAGAGCTGAAGGCAGAAATTGAACGACTTCAGAAGAGAATGGCAGAACTGGAAAAGCTGGAGGAAGCATTCAGCAGAAGCAAGAATGACTGTACCCAGCTGTGTCTTAGCCTGAATGAGGAAAAGAACTTGACCAAAAAGATATCTACAGAATTAGAAATACTTAGAGTGAAAGTGAAAGAACTTGAAGCATCTGAAGACAGGCTGGATAAAACTGAGCAGAGCTTAACGGGTGAGTTAGAAAAACTGAAATCCTTAGCACTGAGCTTTatcagtgaaagaaaacattttaatgaaagagaaaagcagaacgAAAAGTTAATCCAGGAGCTAACCCAGAAACTAGAGCAAAACAATAAACTAAATAGGGCAGATCAAACTAGAAATGCATCCAACTTGCTAGAAAGATCATCAAATAATCTCTTGGACAGAAATGATTTGAGAATTGAAGATGACTTGTCGCCAGCACTGCCCTCTAAAGAAACCAGGAGGAAGGGAAGTGTGGATTACCTAAAACATGTAGAAAATGAAACCAGGAATAAATCAGAAaaccaaaagaacaaaaatcaggAAGACAACAAAGTGAAAGATCTCACCCAAGAAATCGAGAAACTTAAAACTCAGATCAAGCATTTTGAATCTTTAGaagaagaacttaaaaaaatgaGAGCCAAAAACAATGACCTGCAAGACAGTTATTTGAGcgaacagaataaaaacaaactcttGATTGGTcaattagaagaaataaaaatgcagataaagaaacagaaagatcTGGAGAATGGAGAGGTAGAAAATGAAGATATGAGCTTTTCTAGCAGGGGGAAACACGACAAACCTAAATACAGAGGTATCACAGCTGATCTAGCCGCTACCAAGCACAAGCCAAGGGAACTTTCACCCCAGCACCGAAGGGAAAGAATGCGGAACAGAGATTTCTCCTTCAGTAATGACAGCTACAGCCACAGTGGTAAGCAAGTACCCAGTCCAAGCTTAATGAACAGGAAATCCGGAAAGGCATCCAGTGCGTCTACCCTTCTAGATGCTACTGCGACAGATACAAAAAGACTAGAAGAGAAATCTTTAGTTTCCACTTTTTCATCTGGTCAGAAGGAAGGCTGTGTCGCACAGAATGAGGGAAAGCGGTCAAAAGAGCAGCCGTCTGTCCTCAGTCGATATCCTCCTGCTGCACATGAGCAGAAATCTTGGAAATCTCCTTCCAAACCTGTTAACGACACAGGCCTGAGATCCAAGGTTGAAAAGCCGTATCAGATGCTCCGTGGCAACTGCCAAACCAACTCTGATGCACGGGATGAAAAATCAAGCAAAGGAGAATCAGTGTATTCTTTGCCTGAGAAGCTGAAAACAAGTCAGGCAGAAGCTGCTGACTCTGCAGACATGCTCCTCCCCAAGGGTAATCACACCTCTTCCAATGGAACTGCTTCAGCATATAGGTATCACCTCTCTTCCCAGACATCAGCGTCAGACTCCATCAGCTCTAAAGCAGAAGGAACAAACACCTTTGCTGCATCTCACAAGCAGCCCTCAGAGGGGAGGGCTAAAAAAGCAGTAAGCTCCCAAGAGAAAGATTTCACAGACACTTTACTTGAAAATATGAAGCCTTCAACATTAATAAAGCGTTCACATCGCTCAAGGAGTCAAGAAGACATTCTGCAGATTCTTACAGGTCTTGATAAAGAAGACACAGAACAGTCTTCAACTTCAACAACAGATCATATAAATACTGGCTTTAAAACAGACTCCCAAACCATCCAAAGTAGTCatgaaaaaattaattcagaagaagaaacaggaagaagcaaaaaagcAACCACCCAGTCAGACTTTGAGACAAGAAAGAAAGCCACTTCCAAAGAGTTCTCCAATTCCAGGGGAGTTTTTAGAGcatctgtttttgaaaatgacaagaatactgtaaatgatgaagaatCCACCAAATCTATGAAAACATCAGATGCCAGCACTGGAGGATTAAAATCCAGAAGGTCATTCAGCCCAAGAGAAGCTCTGAGATCAAAAGCCATCATTAAACCTGCAATCATTGAAAAAGACATGAAAGCAGTAATGGGAGGGACTGTTTCTGAGGCAgagtcagaaaaacagaaaggtgTTTTCAAAACCACGACTAATAAAATGACAAGTAGTATCACAATCTTCCCTTCTGAGCCAACATCTTCATCAAGGACCAGTGTAGATGTAGCAACAAAGGAAAGGCATGTTACCACCAGCAACATTAGAGTTGCTCCAAACGAACCCTCACCAATAACTAACAGTCTCCCCACACCCTTTGAGATATCAGTTAATAAAAGTGCTCTGAAATTATCTGAGACAGACAGAATTGGAGATGTGGCTCTGAGAAGTAGAGCAGAAACAGTAGTGTCAAGAAGCAGTATTATGATAAAGCCTTCTGAACTCCCAGAAAAGAGTAGCGAGCCATCTTCGGAGACAATCACCTGGAAGAACCATGGCTCTTTAGACACTGTTTCATCAGAAACAAAACACGTCACTGTGAGAAGTGCTTGGAGAACAAGGCAAGGCTTACATTCCCTGGATGACTCTCAAACCAAAGTGGAGAAGAATGCAGCTTCAAGTACTACGAACATGTGCAGACCCTCTGCAGATCTCTCTGAAACTGAAGGGAACCATGCAAGAACCAACTCACTTGAGCAGAACTCAGCACGGATGAGTGCCGTAGCCGATTCCTGGAATGACCCTGAACTGGGCTCCCGAAGGACCAAAAGTAGCCTAACTGCATCTGAACTGCTAACACGCAGGAGCTACATCAGTGATCCTACAGTGGCTTCTACTTGGCACCGAACTGCATTACTT
- the LUZP1 gene encoding leucine zipper protein 1 isoform X2, with product MAEFTGYKETSNRHLRFKLQSLSRRLDELEEATKNLQKAEDELLDLQDKVIQAEGSNSSMLADVEALRKRVLKIEGKDEEIKKAEELCRLMKEKLEEEESLTRELKAEIERLQKRMAELEKLEEAFSRSKNDCTQLCLSLNEEKNLTKKISTELEILRVKVKELEASEDRLDKTEQSLTGELEKLKSLALSFISERKHFNEREKQNEKLIQELTQKLEQNNKLNRADQTRNASNLLERSSNNLLDRNDLRIEDDLSPALPSKETRRKGSVDYLKHVENETRNKSENQKNKNQEDNKVKDLTQEIEKLKTQIKHFESLEEELKKMRAKNNDLQDSYLSEQNKNKLLIGQLEEIKMQIKKQKDLENGEVENEDMSFSSRGKHDKPKYRGITADLAATKHKPRELSPQHRRERMRNRDFSFSNDSYSHSGKQVPSPSLMNRKSGKASSASTLLDATATDTKRLEEKSLVSTFSSGQKEGCVAQNEGKRSKEQPSVLSRYPPAAHEQKSWKSPSKPVNDTGLRSKVEKPYQMLRGNCQTNSDARDEKSSKGESVYSLPEKLKTSQAEAADSADMLLPKGNHTSSNGTASAYRYHLSSQTSASDSISSKAEGTNTFAASHKQPSEGRAKKAVSSQEKDFTDTLLENMKPSTLIKRSHRSRSQEDILQILTGLDKEDTEQSSTSTTDHINTGFKTDSQTIQSSHEKINSEEETGRSKKATTQSDFETRKKATSKEFSNSRGVFRASVFENDKNTVNDEESTKSMKTSDASTGGLKSRRSFSPREALRSKAIIKPAIIEKDMKAVMGGTVSEAESEKQKGVFKTTTNKMTSSITIFPSEPTSSSRTSVDVATKERHVTTSNIRVAPNEPSPITNSLPTPFEISVNKSALKLSETDRIGDVALRSRAETVVSRSSIMIKPSELPEKSSEPSSETITWKNHGSLDTVSSETKHVTVRSAWRTRQGLHSLDDSQTKVEKNAASSTTNMCRPSADLSETEGNHARTNSLEQNSARMSAVADSWNDPELGSRRTKSSLTASELLTRRSYISDPTVASTWHRTALLVDTPGKRPASKTDLQDTESNPRAQLGVQAEEQGVSRSCRTTSRR from the coding sequence atggcAGAATTCACAGGTTACAAGGAAACCTCGAATCGCCATCTACGATTCAAATTACAGAGTCTTAGTCGCCGCCTTGATGAACTGGAGGAAGCAACAAAAAATCTCCAGAAAGCAGAGGATGAGCTGCTTGACCTCCAGGACAAAGTTATCCAGGCAGAAGGCAGCAATTCCAGCATGCTGGCTGATGTCGAAGCCCTGCGGAAAAGAGTGCTGAAGATTGAAGGCAAGGATGAAGAAATTAAGAAGGCAGAAGAGCTTTGCcgtttaatgaaagaaaaacttgaagaggaagaaagccTCACCCGAGAGCTGAAGGCAGAAATTGAACGACTTCAGAAGAGAATGGCAGAACTGGAAAAGCTGGAGGAAGCATTCAGCAGAAGCAAGAATGACTGTACCCAGCTGTGTCTTAGCCTGAATGAGGAAAAGAACTTGACCAAAAAGATATCTACAGAATTAGAAATACTTAGAGTGAAAGTGAAAGAACTTGAAGCATCTGAAGACAGGCTGGATAAAACTGAGCAGAGCTTAACGGGTGAGTTAGAAAAACTGAAATCCTTAGCACTGAGCTTTatcagtgaaagaaaacattttaatgaaagagaaaagcagaacgAAAAGTTAATCCAGGAGCTAACCCAGAAACTAGAGCAAAACAATAAACTAAATAGGGCAGATCAAACTAGAAATGCATCCAACTTGCTAGAAAGATCATCAAATAATCTCTTGGACAGAAATGATTTGAGAATTGAAGATGACTTGTCGCCAGCACTGCCCTCTAAAGAAACCAGGAGGAAGGGAAGTGTGGATTACCTAAAACATGTAGAAAATGAAACCAGGAATAAATCAGAAaaccaaaagaacaaaaatcaggAAGACAACAAAGTGAAAGATCTCACCCAAGAAATCGAGAAACTTAAAACTCAGATCAAGCATTTTGAATCTTTAGaagaagaacttaaaaaaatgaGAGCCAAAAACAATGACCTGCAAGACAGTTATTTGAGcgaacagaataaaaacaaactcttGATTGGTcaattagaagaaataaaaatgcagataaagaaacagaaagatcTGGAGAATGGAGAGGTAGAAAATGAAGATATGAGCTTTTCTAGCAGGGGGAAACACGACAAACCTAAATACAGAGGTATCACAGCTGATCTAGCCGCTACCAAGCACAAGCCAAGGGAACTTTCACCCCAGCACCGAAGGGAAAGAATGCGGAACAGAGATTTCTCCTTCAGTAATGACAGCTACAGCCACAGTGGTAAGCAAGTACCCAGTCCAAGCTTAATGAACAGGAAATCCGGAAAGGCATCCAGTGCGTCTACCCTTCTAGATGCTACTGCGACAGATACAAAAAGACTAGAAGAGAAATCTTTAGTTTCCACTTTTTCATCTGGTCAGAAGGAAGGCTGTGTCGCACAGAATGAGGGAAAGCGGTCAAAAGAGCAGCCGTCTGTCCTCAGTCGATATCCTCCTGCTGCACATGAGCAGAAATCTTGGAAATCTCCTTCCAAACCTGTTAACGACACAGGCCTGAGATCCAAGGTTGAAAAGCCGTATCAGATGCTCCGTGGCAACTGCCAAACCAACTCTGATGCACGGGATGAAAAATCAAGCAAAGGAGAATCAGTGTATTCTTTGCCTGAGAAGCTGAAAACAAGTCAGGCAGAAGCTGCTGACTCTGCAGACATGCTCCTCCCCAAGGGTAATCACACCTCTTCCAATGGAACTGCTTCAGCATATAGGTATCACCTCTCTTCCCAGACATCAGCGTCAGACTCCATCAGCTCTAAAGCAGAAGGAACAAACACCTTTGCTGCATCTCACAAGCAGCCCTCAGAGGGGAGGGCTAAAAAAGCAGTAAGCTCCCAAGAGAAAGATTTCACAGACACTTTACTTGAAAATATGAAGCCTTCAACATTAATAAAGCGTTCACATCGCTCAAGGAGTCAAGAAGACATTCTGCAGATTCTTACAGGTCTTGATAAAGAAGACACAGAACAGTCTTCAACTTCAACAACAGATCATATAAATACTGGCTTTAAAACAGACTCCCAAACCATCCAAAGTAGTCatgaaaaaattaattcagaagaagaaacaggaagaagcaaaaaagcAACCACCCAGTCAGACTTTGAGACAAGAAAGAAAGCCACTTCCAAAGAGTTCTCCAATTCCAGGGGAGTTTTTAGAGcatctgtttttgaaaatgacaagaatactgtaaatgatgaagaatCCACCAAATCTATGAAAACATCAGATGCCAGCACTGGAGGATTAAAATCCAGAAGGTCATTCAGCCCAAGAGAAGCTCTGAGATCAAAAGCCATCATTAAACCTGCAATCATTGAAAAAGACATGAAAGCAGTAATGGGAGGGACTGTTTCTGAGGCAgagtcagaaaaacagaaaggtgTTTTCAAAACCACGACTAATAAAATGACAAGTAGTATCACAATCTTCCCTTCTGAGCCAACATCTTCATCAAGGACCAGTGTAGATGTAGCAACAAAGGAAAGGCATGTTACCACCAGCAACATTAGAGTTGCTCCAAACGAACCCTCACCAATAACTAACAGTCTCCCCACACCCTTTGAGATATCAGTTAATAAAAGTGCTCTGAAATTATCTGAGACAGACAGAATTGGAGATGTGGCTCTGAGAAGTAGAGCAGAAACAGTAGTGTCAAGAAGCAGTATTATGATAAAGCCTTCTGAACTCCCAGAAAAGAGTAGCGAGCCATCTTCGGAGACAATCACCTGGAAGAACCATGGCTCTTTAGACACTGTTTCATCAGAAACAAAACACGTCACTGTGAGAAGTGCTTGGAGAACAAGGCAAGGCTTACATTCCCTGGATGACTCTCAAACCAAAGTGGAGAAGAATGCAGCTTCAAGTACTACGAACATGTGCAGACCCTCTGCAGATCTCTCTGAAACTGAAGGGAACCATGCAAGAACCAACTCACTTGAGCAGAACTCAGCACGGATGAGTGCCGTAGCCGATTCCTGGAATGACCCTGAACTGGGCTCCCGAAGGACCAAAAGTAGCCTAACTGCATCTGAACTGCTAACACGCAGGAGCTACATCAGTGATCCTACAGTGGCTTCTACTTGGCACCGAACTGCATTACTT